A window of Phycobacter azelaicus contains these coding sequences:
- the pcaF gene encoding 3-oxoadipyl-CoA thiolase: MDAFICDATRTPIGRYGGALSQVRTDDLAAAPIASLVARNPNVDWASIDDVIFGDANQAGESNRNVARMAALLAGLPVDVPGTTINRLCASGMDAVGMASRGIRAGDYDMAIAGGVESMSRAPFVMPKATSAFTRANAVYDTTIGWRFVNKKMHEMYGTDSMPQTADNVAEDYDVSRADQDAFAARSQARWAAAHEAGVFAEEITPVTIPQRKGDPLVVETDEHPRPGTDAEKLAKLKGVNGPDKTVTAGNASGVNDGAAAILMANEAAAAKNGLKPMARIVGMAAAGVEPRVMGIGPVPATQKVLARTGLTIDQMDVIELNEAFASQGLATLRALGVADDAPHVNPNGGAIAIGHPLGMSGARLVLTAAYQLQRTGGRYALCTMCVGVGQGTALILERV, from the coding sequence ATGGATGCATTCATCTGCGATGCCACCCGGACCCCGATTGGCCGCTACGGCGGCGCCCTTTCCCAGGTCCGCACCGACGATCTGGCCGCAGCGCCCATTGCCTCACTTGTTGCGCGCAACCCAAATGTGGACTGGGCCAGCATTGATGACGTGATCTTTGGCGATGCCAACCAGGCTGGCGAAAGCAACCGCAACGTGGCGCGCATGGCGGCCCTGCTGGCGGGTCTGCCGGTGGACGTGCCCGGCACCACCATCAACCGTCTCTGTGCATCCGGCATGGATGCGGTGGGCATGGCCAGCCGCGGGATCCGTGCGGGCGATTATGACATGGCCATCGCGGGCGGCGTCGAAAGCATGAGCCGCGCGCCCTTCGTGATGCCCAAGGCAACCTCGGCCTTCACCCGAGCCAATGCGGTTTATGACACCACCATCGGCTGGCGCTTCGTGAACAAGAAGATGCACGAGATGTACGGCACGGACTCAATGCCGCAGACCGCTGACAACGTGGCCGAAGACTATGACGTCTCTCGCGCGGATCAGGACGCCTTTGCCGCCCGGAGCCAGGCCCGCTGGGCCGCCGCGCATGAGGCAGGCGTCTTTGCCGAGGAGATCACCCCGGTCACCATCCCCCAGCGCAAGGGCGATCCGCTGGTCGTGGAAACCGACGAACACCCCCGCCCCGGCACCGATGCGGAAAAGCTGGCCAAGCTGAAGGGCGTCAACGGCCCCGACAAGACCGTGACCGCAGGCAATGCCTCCGGCGTCAACGACGGCGCCGCCGCCATCCTGATGGCGAATGAGGCCGCTGCCGCAAAGAATGGCCTCAAACCCATGGCGCGTATCGTCGGCATGGCGGCCGCCGGGGTCGAGCCGCGCGTGATGGGCATCGGCCCTGTGCCCGCGACGCAAAAGGTTCTGGCCCGCACCGGCCTTACCATCGACCAGATGGATGTGATCGAGCTGAACGAGGCCTTTGCCTCGCAGGGGCTTGCCACCCTGCGCGCCCTTGGCGTGGCGGATGATGCGCCCCATGTGAACCCCAATGGCGGCGCCATCGCCATCGGTCACCCGCTTGGCATGTCGGGCGCACGGCTTGTGCTGACAGCAGCCTATCAACTGCAACGCACCGGCGGGCGCTATGCGCTCTGCACCATGTGCGTTGGTGTCGGACAGGGCACCGCCCTGATCCTGGAACGAGTATAA
- the paaA gene encoding 1,2-phenylacetyl-CoA epoxidase subunit PaaA, producing the protein MYAQMVKSEATQDDPEKLAAFQARIDRGEKIEPKDWMPEGYRKTLIRQIGQHAHSEIVGQLPEGNWITRAPTLERKAILLAKVQDEAGHGLYLYCAAETLGVSRDELTEMLLDGRMKYSSIFNYPTLNWADIGAVGWLVDGAAIMNQVPLQRTSFGPYSRAMIRICKEESFHQRQGYDAIRKMAEGTPEQKKMAQDALNRLWFPSLMMFGPSDKDSVHSAQSMAWKIKMNTNDELRQKFVDQTVPQIEFLGLDLPDPNIKWNEERGHYDYTDPDWSEFFDVIQGNGPCNTDRLAARNTAWDDGAWVRDGLLAHAQKKAARKHAAE; encoded by the coding sequence ATGTATGCTCAGATGGTAAAATCCGAGGCAACGCAGGACGATCCCGAAAAGCTGGCCGCCTTTCAGGCGCGCATTGATCGGGGCGAAAAGATCGAGCCCAAGGACTGGATGCCCGAAGGCTATCGCAAGACCCTGATCCGCCAGATCGGCCAGCACGCGCATTCGGAAATCGTCGGCCAGCTCCCCGAGGGCAACTGGATCACCCGCGCACCCACGCTGGAGCGCAAGGCGATCCTGCTGGCCAAGGTGCAGGATGAGGCGGGCCATGGTCTGTACCTCTACTGCGCGGCAGAAACTTTGGGCGTGTCCCGCGATGAGCTGACCGAGATGCTGCTCGATGGCCGCATGAAGTATTCCTCGATCTTCAACTACCCGACCCTGAACTGGGCCGATATCGGCGCCGTGGGCTGGCTGGTTGACGGCGCTGCGATCATGAACCAGGTGCCGCTGCAACGGACGTCGTTCGGCCCCTACAGCCGCGCCATGATCCGCATCTGCAAGGAAGAAAGCTTCCACCAGCGTCAGGGCTATGACGCCATCCGCAAGATGGCCGAAGGCACGCCCGAGCAGAAGAAGATGGCACAGGACGCGCTGAACCGCCTGTGGTTCCCATCGCTGATGATGTTCGGCCCCTCGGACAAGGACTCGGTCCACTCGGCGCAGTCGATGGCCTGGAAGATCAAGATGAACACCAATGACGAGCTGCGTCAGAAGTTCGTCGACCAGACCGTGCCTCAGATCGAATTCCTGGGCCTCGACCTGCCCGATCCGAACATCAAGTGGAACGAGGAACGCGGTCACTACGATTACACCGATCCCGACTGGTCGGAGTTCTTCGACGTGATCCAGGGCAACGGCCCCTGCAACACCGATCGTCTGGCGGCCCGCAACACCGCCTGGGACGACGGCGCATGGGTGCGCGACGGTCTTTTGGCCCACGCCCAGAAGAAGGCCGCGCGCAAGCACGCCGCCGAATAA
- the paaC gene encoding 1,2-phenylacetyl-CoA epoxidase subunit PaaC, which yields MTRDEAFTQFLLRMGDNTLILGHRVSEWCGHAPVLEEDIALANTALDLIGQTQMWLGLAGEVQGEGKSADDLAFLRDVWDFRNLLLVEVPNGDFGRTLMRQCLFDAWHSIQLGHLMKSSDERVAAIAAKASKEVAYHLERSADTVVGLGDGTEESHRRMQEALDYLWPYVGEMFQSDEVDAEMVKAGIAPDPASLRADFDALIGRIMGEATLTIPDSAFGHKGGRTGQMHTEHLGHLLTQMQWLQRAYPGAKW from the coding sequence ATGACCCGCGATGAGGCGTTTACCCAGTTCCTTTTACGGATGGGCGACAACACCCTGATCCTGGGCCACCGCGTCAGCGAATGGTGCGGCCATGCCCCGGTTCTGGAAGAAGACATTGCGCTGGCCAATACCGCGCTGGACCTCATCGGCCAGACCCAGATGTGGCTTGGCCTCGCGGGCGAAGTGCAGGGCGAAGGCAAATCGGCAGATGATCTCGCCTTCCTGCGCGACGTCTGGGATTTCCGCAATCTGCTGCTGGTCGAAGTGCCGAACGGCGACTTTGGCCGCACCCTGATGCGCCAGTGCCTGTTCGATGCCTGGCACTCGATCCAGCTGGGTCATTTGATGAAATCGAGCGACGAACGGGTTGCCGCGATTGCCGCCAAGGCCAGCAAGGAAGTCGCTTATCACCTGGAACGCTCGGCCGATACGGTTGTGGGTCTGGGCGATGGCACCGAGGAAAGCCACCGCCGCATGCAGGAGGCGCTGGATTACCTCTGGCCCTATGTGGGCGAGATGTTCCAGTCCGACGAGGTGGATGCCGAGATGGTCAAGGCGGGCATCGCCCCCGATCCAGCATCCCTGCGCGCCGATTTCGATGCGCTGATCGGCCGGATCATGGGCGAAGCAACGCTGACCATCCCCGACAGCGCCTTCGGCCACAAGGGCGGGCGTACAGGCCAGATGCACACCGAACATCTGGGCCATCTTCTGACACAGATGCAGTGGCTGCAGCGCGCCTATCCCGGCGCCAAGTGGTAA
- the paaB gene encoding 1,2-phenylacetyl-CoA epoxidase subunit PaaB, which translates to MKNEWPLWEIFIRGQHGMSHRHVGSLHAPDAEMAIKNARDVYTRRNEGVSIWVVEANHIAASSPGDKGPLYEPSESKVYRHPTFFDIPEEVGAM; encoded by the coding sequence ATGAAAAACGAATGGCCCCTTTGGGAAATCTTCATCCGCGGCCAGCACGGCATGAGCCACCGCCATGTCGGCTCCTTGCATGCGCCGGACGCCGAGATGGCGATCAAGAACGCCCGCGACGTCTACACCCGTCGCAACGAAGGCGTGTCGATCTGGGTGGTCGAAGCCAACCACATCGCGGCCTCCTCCCCCGGCGACAAGGGCCCGCTCTATGAGCCGTCCGAGTCAAAGGTCTACCGTCACCCGACCTTCTTTGACATCCCCGAAGAAGTGGGGGCAATGTGA
- a CDS encoding acyl-CoA carboxylase subunit beta, with the protein MTVFQSRISPASDAFQANRADMLALVDRMRALEARAAAKSDERRPVFDKRGQLSPRERVSALLDPGMPFVELYNMASYLVDDPDPETSVPGASIITGIGYVSGVRCLVFADDAGINAGAMTGKSVDKALGALQIAHRQKLPFIHLVESAGADLMRYTVELWAHGGGMFAGLARLSAAGIPVITVLHGASTAGGAYQPGLSDYVIGVKGNGMAMLAGAALVQAATGEVAKDADLGGAEMHAEVTGLVEYLAEDDAHGIEIARDVVAGLGWPSGAAPVPDYDAPQYDPDELAGVVPVDYRKPYDMREVAARIVDGSDLLDFKPGYGPATLCLQARIMGQPVGILANNGPIDPDGATKATHFLQAMDQAGTPVIFLNNTTGYMVGTEYERGGMIKHGSKMIQAVTNLRVPKISLYVGASFGAGNYGMCGHAFGADFLFTWPNAMTGVMGGEQAALTMEQVARRTAARKGFPVDEERLAAQRAKITAHFDRQSDAFYTSGHMLDMGMIDPRDSRRVIGFCLATCMEARSRDLRPNAFGVARA; encoded by the coding sequence ATGACAGTCTTTCAAAGCCGGATCAGCCCGGCCAGCGATGCCTTTCAGGCGAACCGCGCCGATATGCTGGCGCTGGTGGACCGGATGCGCGCGCTTGAGGCCCGCGCGGCGGCCAAATCCGATGAGCGCCGGCCGGTCTTTGATAAACGCGGTCAGCTCTCCCCGCGTGAGCGGGTCTCGGCGCTGCTGGATCCCGGCATGCCCTTTGTCGAGCTTTATAACATGGCGTCCTATCTTGTGGACGATCCGGACCCTGAAACCTCGGTCCCCGGCGCTTCGATCATCACTGGCATTGGCTATGTCTCGGGCGTACGCTGTCTGGTCTTTGCGGATGATGCGGGGATCAATGCAGGCGCGATGACCGGGAAATCGGTGGATAAGGCGCTGGGGGCGCTCCAGATCGCGCATCGCCAGAAGCTGCCCTTTATCCATCTGGTCGAAAGCGCTGGCGCCGATCTGATGCGCTACACGGTCGAACTCTGGGCCCATGGCGGCGGCATGTTTGCAGGGCTTGCGCGGCTGTCGGCGGCGGGCATTCCGGTGATCACGGTACTGCATGGGGCCTCCACCGCCGGGGGCGCATACCAGCCGGGGCTGTCGGACTATGTGATCGGGGTCAAGGGCAATGGCATGGCAATGCTGGCGGGTGCCGCGCTGGTGCAGGCCGCCACCGGAGAGGTCGCAAAGGACGCCGATCTGGGCGGCGCCGAGATGCACGCCGAGGTGACGGGGCTGGTGGAATACCTGGCCGAGGATGACGCCCATGGGATCGAGATCGCCCGTGATGTGGTTGCGGGGCTGGGTTGGCCTTCGGGGGCTGCGCCGGTTCCAGACTATGACGCGCCGCAATACGACCCCGATGAACTGGCGGGCGTGGTGCCGGTCGATTACCGCAAACCCTATGACATGCGCGAGGTCGCGGCTCGGATCGTGGATGGCTCGGATCTTTTGGACTTCAAACCGGGCTACGGGCCTGCGACGCTCTGCCTGCAGGCGCGCATCATGGGGCAGCCTGTAGGGATCCTTGCCAACAACGGTCCCATAGACCCGGACGGCGCCACCAAGGCGACGCATTTCCTGCAGGCGATGGATCAGGCGGGTACGCCGGTCATCTTTCTGAACAACACCACCGGCTATATGGTCGGCACCGAGTACGAACGCGGTGGCATGATCAAGCATGGCTCCAAGATGATCCAGGCGGTGACCAACCTGCGGGTGCCCAAGATCTCGCTCTATGTGGGGGCCAGTTTCGGGGCCGGGAACTATGGCATGTGCGGCCATGCCTTTGGTGCCGATTTCCTGTTCACCTGGCCCAATGCCATGACCGGCGTGATGGGCGGAGAACAGGCCGCGCTGACCATGGAGCAGGTCGCCCGCCGTACCGCCGCGCGCAAGGGCTTCCCGGTGGATGAGGAACGCCTGGCCGCCCAGCGGGCCAAGATCACCGCGCATTTCGACCGCCAGTCGGACGCCTTTTATACCTCTGGCCATATGCTCGACATGGGGATGATCGACCCGCGCGACAGCCGCCGGGTGATCGGGTTTTGCCTTGCAACTTGCATGGAGGCCCGCAGCCGCGATCTGCGGCCCAATGCCTTTGGCGTGGCGCGGGCGTGA
- a CDS encoding Phenylacetic acid catabolic protein, translating into MAEDMSIASYLAQGGKLTNPSNVPPRYRAELLKLMATFVDSELAGAAGFADIINEGPGIKARIAAAKIVLEKTDNADKVLQIMGDFGADTEAYADHHPWTARLERSADIGQSRSKHDMRLAVFNYPLEGWTDAVVMNLLMGRAVTVQLGELSRVSYQPLAEAFRAILPIEARHAELAEEGLTQLVQHGEAPQAQESVNYWWPRVAASFGAEGSEKFEGLAAMGLRHTQNADLRSQWEKDAGAILKGLSLAAMS; encoded by the coding sequence ATGGCCGAGGATATGAGCATCGCAAGCTATCTTGCGCAGGGCGGCAAGCTGACCAACCCATCCAACGTGCCGCCGCGCTACCGCGCCGAGCTCTTGAAATTGATGGCCACTTTCGTGGACAGCGAACTTGCCGGTGCGGCAGGTTTTGCCGATATCATCAATGAAGGCCCCGGCATCAAAGCACGCATCGCTGCCGCCAAGATCGTGCTGGAAAAAACCGACAACGCCGACAAGGTGCTGCAGATCATGGGAGACTTTGGCGCCGATACCGAGGCTTACGCCGATCATCACCCCTGGACCGCGCGGCTGGAGCGCAGCGCCGATATCGGCCAGAGCCGCAGCAAGCACGACATGCGCCTTGCCGTCTTCAACTATCCGCTGGAAGGCTGGACAGATGCGGTGGTGATGAACCTGCTGATGGGTCGGGCCGTTACGGTGCAACTCGGGGAACTCTCGCGCGTCTCATACCAGCCGCTGGCCGAAGCGTTTCGCGCCATCCTTCCCATCGAAGCGCGCCATGCGGAACTGGCCGAAGAAGGGCTGACCCAACTGGTTCAGCATGGCGAAGCACCGCAGGCGCAAGAGTCGGTGAATTACTGGTGGCCGCGTGTTGCAGCCTCTTTTGGCGCCGAAGGCTCAGAGAAGTTCGAAGGCCTCGCGGCCATGGGCCTGCGCCACACCCAGAATGCAGATCTGCGCAGCCAATGGGAAAAGGACGCCGGTGCGATCCTCAAGGGTCTGAGCCTCGCGGCCATGAGCTGA
- a CDS encoding acyclic terpene utilization AtuA family protein yields the protein MVRSLRVGGASGFWGDASLATPQLLAAGGLDVIVYDYLAEITMAILARARAKDPSAGYASDFVSGAMAPNLAEIAAQGVRIISNAGGVNPGACAAALREEIVRQGLSLKVAVIEGDDLTARSEEIAAKAPVEMFTGAPFPPKDRIASINAYLGAFPIAAALDRGADIVITGRCVDSAVTLGACIHHFGWRTYDLDQLAGGSLAGHILECGPQATGGNFTDWQDVVEGLDTIGYPIAEVHSDGSFDVVKPEGTGGLVSRGTVGEQMLYEIGDPQTYVLPDVICDFSDVKLENTGSDRVHVAGAKGLGVPDDYKTCLTYADGYRGGHIFTFYGLEAEEKARAFADAALARTRAQLKAMNAPDFTDVSVELIGAESQFGAMRQSPPAREVATKIAVRHVDARAVGLFMKEATGLGLATPPGLSGFAGTRPRPSPVLALFSYLTPKDQVTVTLRDEAGEVDILAAATVETTPPQRPALPLKPTAKSLVEVPLVRLAFGRSGDKGDIANIGILARRADFMPWIWAALDEDHIARIFGHFTKGQIERFYLPGSASMNILLHGALGGGGTSSLRNDPQAKGYAQLLLAAPVAVDADLLEAGEQNE from the coding sequence ATGGTGAGGAGCCTGCGCGTCGGTGGTGCCAGCGGCTTTTGGGGCGATGCGTCCCTTGCGACCCCGCAGCTTTTGGCGGCGGGTGGGCTGGATGTCATCGTCTATGACTACCTGGCCGAGATCACCATGGCGATCCTGGCCCGCGCCCGAGCCAAGGATCCCTCCGCCGGCTATGCCAGTGATTTCGTGAGCGGTGCCATGGCGCCGAACCTGGCCGAGATCGCGGCGCAGGGCGTGCGCATCATCTCCAACGCTGGCGGGGTCAATCCCGGAGCCTGCGCCGCTGCCCTGCGCGAAGAGATCGTGCGGCAGGGGCTAAGCTTGAAGGTCGCGGTCATTGAAGGAGACGACCTGACGGCAAGGTCAGAAGAGATTGCAGCCAAGGCTCCGGTCGAGATGTTTACGGGCGCGCCCTTTCCGCCCAAGGACAGGATCGCAAGTATCAACGCCTACCTTGGCGCCTTTCCCATTGCTGCCGCTTTGGATCGGGGCGCGGATATCGTCATTACCGGCCGCTGCGTCGACAGCGCCGTCACCCTTGGCGCCTGCATCCATCATTTCGGCTGGAGGACGTATGATCTGGACCAGCTCGCGGGCGGGTCCCTGGCGGGGCATATCCTCGAATGCGGACCGCAGGCCACGGGCGGGAACTTCACCGACTGGCAAGATGTGGTGGAGGGGCTGGACACCATCGGCTACCCCATTGCCGAGGTGCATTCCGATGGCAGTTTTGATGTTGTTAAGCCGGAAGGCACCGGCGGGCTGGTCTCGCGCGGCACGGTCGGCGAGCAGATGCTTTATGAGATCGGCGATCCTCAGACGTACGTCCTGCCTGATGTCATCTGCGATTTCTCCGACGTGAAACTTGAAAATACTGGCTCCGACCGGGTGCATGTGGCGGGGGCAAAGGGTCTTGGAGTGCCGGATGACTACAAGACCTGTCTCACCTATGCTGATGGCTATCGCGGGGGACATATCTTCACCTTCTATGGCTTGGAGGCCGAAGAAAAGGCCCGCGCCTTTGCAGATGCCGCGCTGGCGCGCACGCGGGCGCAGCTCAAGGCCATGAACGCGCCGGACTTCACCGATGTCAGCGTCGAACTGATCGGCGCCGAAAGCCAGTTCGGCGCGATGCGCCAAAGCCCCCCCGCGCGCGAGGTCGCCACCAAGATCGCCGTGCGCCACGTGGATGCCCGCGCTGTGGGGCTGTTCATGAAAGAGGCAACCGGGCTTGGCCTTGCAACCCCGCCGGGGCTGTCGGGCTTTGCAGGCACACGGCCTCGGCCCAGCCCGGTGCTCGCGCTGTTTTCCTACCTCACGCCCAAGGATCAGGTGACGGTCACGCTGCGCGATGAGGCTGGAGAGGTCGACATCCTTGCGGCTGCGACAGTTGAGACGACGCCACCCCAGCGCCCCGCGCTGCCCCTTAAACCGACGGCCAAGAGCTTGGTGGAGGTGCCGCTTGTGCGCCTGGCCTTTGGGCGCAGCGGTGACAAGGGCGACATCGCCAATATCGGCATACTCGCCCGCCGCGCCGACTTCATGCCCTGGATCTGGGCCGCGCTGGATGAGGATCACATCGCCCGCATCTTTGGCCACTTCACCAAAGGCCAGATCGAACGCTTCTACCTGCCGGGGAGTGCCTCGATGAACATCCTGCTCCATGGCGCGCTGGGCGGGGGAGGCACTTCCTCCCTGCGCAATGACCCGCAGGCCAAGGGATATGCGCAGCTGTTGTTGGCCGCCCCGGTGGCGGTGGATGCTGATCTGTTGGAGGCAGGGGAGCAGAATGAATAA
- the paaD gene encoding 1,2-phenylacetyl-CoA epoxidase subunit PaaD, with translation MSQTVDKPSVEQIWEWLDAVPDPEIPVISLVDLGIIRGVAWDGDTLEVAVTPTYSGCPATAVINMDIETALRDHGVENIRLKTQIAPPWTTDWLSQKGRAKLEEYGIAPPQPAGGPEKCPHCGSKNVTLVSQFGSTPCKAHWRCQDCLEPFDYFKCI, from the coding sequence ATGAGCCAAACTGTAGACAAGCCAAGCGTGGAACAGATCTGGGAATGGCTGGACGCCGTGCCCGATCCGGAAATCCCGGTGATCTCCCTGGTGGATCTCGGCATCATTCGCGGCGTTGCCTGGGATGGCGACACGCTGGAAGTGGCCGTCACCCCCACTTATTCGGGCTGCCCGGCCACGGCGGTGATCAACATGGATATCGAGACCGCCCTGCGCGATCACGGAGTGGAAAACATCCGCCTCAAGACCCAGATCGCGCCGCCCTGGACCACCGACTGGCTGTCGCAAAAAGGCCGCGCCAAGCTGGAAGAATACGGGATCGCCCCGCCGCAACCTGCGGGCGGCCCCGAGAAATGCCCGCATTGCGGCAGCAAGAACGTCACATTGGTCAGCCAGTTCGGCTCGACCCCGTGCAAGGCACACTGGCGCTGCCAGGACTGCCTCGAACCCTTTGATTATTTCAAGTGCATCTGA
- a CDS encoding branched-chain amino acid aminotransferase: MAAGSTIHTYFNGAWHDGDVPIMKAADHASWLGSSIFDGARLFDGMTPDLDLHCARANASASALMMQPTLSVEEMVEITREGLKRFAPGAAVYIRPMYWATDGDATMIAPKPESTQFALCLEEIPMAPAEASATLTRTRFRRPVLESAVVNAKAGCLYPNNARMLREARAKGFTNALVQDAMGNVAETATANIFMVRDGEVFTPIANGTFLAGITRARHIKNLKADGVTVHETVLTFKDFEEADEVFMSGNMSKVTPVTAFDERQYQVGPVARRVREMYWDWAATHG, encoded by the coding sequence ATGGCAGCTGGCAGCACTATCCACACCTATTTCAACGGCGCCTGGCACGACGGCGATGTGCCGATCATGAAGGCGGCCGATCACGCCTCCTGGCTGGGTTCTTCGATCTTTGACGGGGCACGACTGTTTGACGGCATGACGCCGGATCTGGATCTCCATTGCGCGCGGGCCAATGCCTCGGCCTCGGCGCTGATGATGCAGCCTACCCTGTCGGTCGAAGAAATGGTGGAGATCACCCGCGAGGGTCTGAAACGCTTTGCCCCCGGCGCCGCCGTCTATATCCGCCCGATGTACTGGGCGACCGATGGCGATGCGACCATGATCGCGCCCAAGCCAGAAAGCACCCAGTTTGCCCTGTGTCTCGAAGAGATCCCGATGGCCCCGGCCGAAGCCAGCGCCACCCTGACCCGCACGCGCTTCCGCCGCCCGGTGCTGGAAAGCGCCGTGGTCAACGCCAAGGCCGGCTGCCTATATCCAAACAACGCCCGCATGCTGCGCGAGGCGCGGGCCAAGGGCTTCACCAATGCGCTGGTGCAGGACGCGATGGGCAATGTGGCGGAAACCGCCACTGCCAACATCTTTATGGTGCGCGATGGCGAAGTGTTCACGCCGATCGCCAACGGGACCTTCCTGGCCGGCATCACCCGCGCCCGCCACATCAAGAACCTGAAGGCCGATGGCGTGACGGTGCATGAGACCGTGCTGACCTTCAAGGATTTCGAGGAGGCGGACGAGGTCTTCATGTCCGGGAACATGAGCAAGGTCACCCCGGTCACAGCCTTTGACGAGCGGCAGTACCAGGTCGGCCCCGTGGCCCGCCGCGTGCGCGAGATGTACTGGGACTGGGCCGCCACGCATGGATGA
- the paaE gene encoding 1,2-phenylacetyl-CoA epoxidase subunit PaaE, producing the protein MARFHDLEVTDVRKTIRDAVVVSLKPVNGAAAEFDFTQGQYLTFRRDFDGEELRRSYSICAGKDEGILQVGIKRVDGGAFSTWANTELKAGDTLQAMAPMGTFFTPLDAAAEKSYLGFAGGSGITPVLSILKTTLAAEPNSTFTLVYANKGVNTIMFREELEDLKNLYMGRFNVIHILESDAQEIDLFTGLVTEEKCAQLFEHWIDIKNVDTAFICGPEPMMLGIAAALRTAGLSDDQIKFELFASAQPGRAKRKASAADAASGANQTSAAITLDGATQTIQMGKDTTILDAALENAMDAPYACKAGVCSTCRCKVLEGEVEMVTNHALEDYEVEKGYVLSCQAYPVTDKVVVDYDQ; encoded by the coding sequence ATGGCGCGCTTCCACGATCTAGAAGTCACTGATGTCCGCAAGACGATCCGCGATGCGGTTGTCGTCTCCCTGAAGCCCGTCAATGGCGCGGCAGCGGAGTTCGATTTCACCCAGGGCCAGTACCTGACCTTCCGCCGCGATTTCGACGGCGAGGAGCTACGCCGCAGCTACTCGATCTGCGCCGGAAAGGACGAGGGCATCCTTCAGGTGGGCATCAAGCGCGTCGACGGCGGCGCCTTTTCGACCTGGGCCAACACCGAGCTGAAAGCGGGCGATACCCTGCAGGCGATGGCCCCCATGGGCACCTTCTTCACCCCGCTCGATGCGGCGGCTGAGAAGTCCTACCTCGGCTTTGCCGGCGGATCCGGCATCACCCCTGTGCTGTCGATCCTCAAGACCACACTGGCGGCGGAGCCGAACTCCACCTTCACGCTGGTCTATGCCAACAAGGGTGTGAACACGATCATGTTCCGCGAGGAGCTGGAGGATCTGAAGAACCTCTACATGGGGCGCTTCAACGTCATCCACATCCTGGAAAGCGACGCGCAGGAGATCGACCTTTTCACCGGCCTTGTGACCGAGGAGAAATGCGCCCAGCTGTTCGAGCATTGGATCGATATCAAGAACGTCGACACCGCCTTTATCTGCGGTCCGGAGCCGATGATGTTGGGCATCGCCGCCGCCCTGCGCACCGCGGGCCTGAGCGATGATCAGATTAAGTTTGAACTCTTCGCCAGCGCCCAGCCGGGTCGCGCCAAGCGCAAGGCATCTGCGGCGGATGCGGCCAGCGGCGCCAATCAGACCTCTGCCGCCATCACGCTGGACGGTGCGACCCAGACGATCCAGATGGGCAAGGACACCACGATCCTGGATGCCGCGCTGGAGAATGCAATGGATGCGCCCTATGCCTGCAAGGCCGGGGTCTGCTCCACTTGCCGCTGCAAGGTGCTGGAGGGCGAGGTCGAAATGGTCACCAACCACGCGCTTGAGGATTACGAGGTCGAAAAGGGCTATGTGCTGTCCTGCCAGGCCTATCCGGTCACCGACAAGGTGGTCGTGGATTACGATCAGTAA